The following proteins are encoded in a genomic region of Paenibacillus sp. FSL H3-0469:
- a CDS encoding methyl-accepting chemotaxis protein encodes MKNIVRSLEDIINLAPVLKAAFPYDISIAVCDTEKFLAYYPGDSIDLGIRAGQIIHADEPLYHALKNDEYSRANVPKEYYGYEFVGTVLPVHGEDERVCGAVCIQVRRQTELREIADRMALSLNQANARIMQVAGGSNQLAGFSQKLLVQSETTAASVQKSDEVLAVLRKVADQTHLLGINAAIEAAHAGEKGRGFDIVAREIRKFSQETEQSAQRIRDTLREIQTAMKGIGQSIGQIASVGQEQAASTQEMSSFIEEIRAMSEQLNQFAQKL; translated from the coding sequence ATGAAAAACATCGTACGCTCCCTTGAAGATATAATAAATCTCGCGCCCGTTCTGAAAGCTGCTTTTCCATACGATATCTCGATTGCCGTCTGTGATACCGAGAAGTTTCTCGCCTATTACCCTGGGGATTCCATTGATCTGGGGATTCGCGCCGGGCAGATTATTCACGCAGACGAACCTCTGTATCATGCACTGAAAAATGATGAATACTCAAGGGCCAACGTTCCCAAAGAGTATTATGGATACGAATTTGTGGGTACGGTCCTTCCGGTACATGGAGAGGATGAACGTGTCTGCGGGGCGGTCTGTATTCAGGTGCGCAGACAGACCGAGCTGCGGGAAATTGCCGACCGGATGGCACTGTCGCTGAATCAGGCTAATGCGCGGATCATGCAGGTAGCGGGCGGGTCTAACCAGCTGGCCGGCTTCTCTCAGAAGCTGCTGGTCCAGTCTGAGACCACTGCTGCAAGTGTCCAAAAAAGCGATGAAGTGCTGGCTGTTCTGAGGAAGGTTGCCGACCAGACGCATCTGCTTGGAATTAATGCGGCCATTGAGGCCGCCCATGCCGGAGAGAAGGGCCGGGGCTTCGACATTGTCGCCAGAGAAATCCGCAAGTTCTCACAGGAGACCGAGCAATCCGCGCAGCGGATACGGGACACCCTGCGGGAGATCCAGACAGCGATGAAGGGAATCGGCCAATCCATCGGTCAGATTGCCTCAGTGGGACAAGAGCAGGCAGCTTCAACGCAAGAGATGTCCAGCTTCATTGAGGAGATCCGGGCGATGTCTGAGCAGTTGAATCAGTTCGCGCAGAAGCTGTGA
- a CDS encoding S-layer homology domain-containing protein, with protein MKKTFKMITLSAAAALALSFTGQQFVSAAAFKDIHNVQDKDKIIALQNSGLIKGISADLFGPNLSITAAQGVQMIVSALDLNLDTIRFVKEPHATDYFKNANDSAWYAQALIIAGVHGLDLPADLKPGEKLTREEFTYQLIDAMENTNRLPMIKPVVVEYADQDQVKVEYSGALQRALNYGVLKLDNSGKLNPKQEITRAEAAVAISNALSYLKAHPAPVATDEVLTAAQAVQVIKEVARPAADLQIKIDPAAGMSREEFTYLLIHTLQTSGQLPMINVIPVEVKDGDQINILNSGAIQAAIAFGFVELDAAGNFNPKAGITRPEAASIAGNAANYLKAHPAPDAVNEYITATEAVQFIKDAAGPEANLQIKIDPNMSVTRESFTYLLINTLQSSGQLPMIKLIPVEIKDNDKINILNSGAIQTALALKIVKLDQDGSFHPQDGVTSADAAAMVSQVKAILSGKSAK; from the coding sequence ATGAAGAAGACATTCAAGATGATCACCCTATCCGCAGCAGCCGCTCTGGCGCTCAGCTTCACAGGGCAACAATTCGTCTCGGCTGCAGCCTTCAAGGATATCCATAACGTGCAGGATAAAGACAAGATTATCGCGCTTCAGAACAGCGGCCTGATTAAAGGCATCAGCGCGGACCTGTTCGGCCCGAACCTCAGCATCACAGCAGCCCAGGGGGTGCAGATGATCGTCAGTGCGCTTGATCTGAATCTGGATACGATCCGGTTCGTGAAGGAGCCGCATGCTACCGACTATTTCAAGAATGCCAACGACTCCGCCTGGTATGCACAGGCGCTGATTATTGCTGGTGTGCACGGCTTGGACCTGCCTGCGGATCTGAAGCCTGGTGAGAAGCTGACCCGCGAAGAGTTTACCTATCAGCTCATTGATGCGATGGAGAATACGAACCGTCTGCCGATGATTAAGCCGGTGGTGGTAGAGTACGCCGATCAGGATCAGGTGAAGGTGGAATACTCCGGTGCCCTGCAGCGTGCGCTGAATTACGGTGTCCTGAAGCTGGATAACAGCGGCAAGCTTAACCCGAAACAGGAGATCACCCGTGCGGAAGCGGCAGTAGCCATCAGCAATGCACTGTCTTATCTGAAGGCACATCCGGCACCGGTGGCTACGGACGAGGTGCTTACAGCAGCACAAGCCGTACAGGTGATAAAAGAGGTGGCCCGACCTGCAGCGGATCTGCAAATCAAGATTGATCCGGCGGCCGGCATGTCCCGCGAAGAATTCACCTATCTGCTGATCCATACTCTACAGACCAGCGGGCAACTGCCGATGATTAACGTCATTCCGGTAGAGGTGAAGGACGGCGATCAGATCAATATCCTGAACTCGGGTGCCATCCAGGCCGCCATTGCCTTCGGCTTCGTGGAGCTGGATGCTGCAGGTAACTTCAATCCCAAAGCAGGGATTACCCGCCCTGAAGCTGCTTCTATTGCCGGGAATGCGGCGAACTATCTCAAGGCCCATCCGGCGCCTGATGCTGTAAATGAGTACATCACTGCCACCGAGGCCGTACAGTTCATCAAGGATGCTGCCGGACCTGAGGCGAATCTTCAGATCAAAATCGATCCGAATATGAGCGTGACCCGTGAATCGTTCACGTATCTGCTCATCAACACACTCCAGAGCAGCGGCCAACTGCCGATGATCAAGCTGATCCCGGTGGAGATCAAGGATAATGACAAGATCAATATCCTGAACTCGGGAGCCATTCAGACCGCGCTTGCCCTCAAGATCGTGAAGCTGGATCAAGATGGAAGCTTCCATCCGCAGGACGGTGTCACCAGTGCTGACGCAGCGGCAATGGTCAGCCAGGTGAAGGCTATCCTGAGCGGAAAATCTGCGAAGTAA
- a CDS encoding YafY family protein encodes MNKTDRMLAIVLELQRKGVVRAEDLASVFETSVRTIYRDIQALSEAGVPVVGATGQGYSLVEGYFLPPVSFTAEEAVTLLIGTDFVEQRFDTEYGNRASAAGRKIEAILPGDTKENAARLRQSILLLSTSKDKLQGQDKEYMEQIRRAILEQRKISFGYTKGRQEADGSHRSVRTASPYGLVLNRGAWTLVAWCWLRQEIRHFRLSRMSGLTVLDDRFEVPADFDLHAYQPEDDRHVRVCILVHPEIADKAAESNNFYLEAVEDRADGRLMTFRVRQPGDLLQWVLGWGAGAVVLEPEALRKLVREEAAKMLERY; translated from the coding sequence ATGAACAAGACAGACCGCATGTTAGCCATCGTACTGGAGCTGCAGCGCAAAGGAGTCGTACGGGCAGAGGATCTGGCGTCTGTCTTCGAGACCAGTGTAAGAACCATCTACCGCGATATCCAGGCGCTTAGTGAAGCCGGAGTGCCGGTGGTAGGAGCTACAGGTCAGGGATATTCACTGGTAGAGGGGTATTTCCTGCCCCCGGTCAGCTTCACAGCGGAGGAGGCTGTGACTCTGCTGATCGGGACGGATTTCGTGGAGCAACGGTTCGATACGGAGTATGGTAACCGGGCTTCCGCAGCAGGCAGGAAGATTGAAGCGATTCTGCCGGGTGATACCAAGGAGAATGCCGCCCGGCTCCGCCAGAGCATCCTGCTGCTGAGTACCAGTAAAGATAAGCTGCAAGGACAGGACAAGGAGTACATGGAGCAGATCCGCCGCGCGATTCTGGAGCAGCGGAAGATCAGCTTCGGGTATACGAAGGGCAGACAGGAAGCTGACGGAAGTCACCGGAGTGTCCGAACCGCCTCGCCGTATGGACTTGTCCTGAACAGAGGTGCCTGGACCCTGGTCGCCTGGTGCTGGCTGCGGCAGGAAATCCGTCATTTCCGGTTATCCAGAATGAGCGGGCTTACCGTTCTGGACGACCGGTTCGAAGTGCCTGCTGATTTCGATCTGCACGCGTACCAGCCGGAGGATGACCGCCATGTACGCGTGTGCATTTTGGTGCATCCCGAGATCGCTGACAAGGCTGCTGAATCGAATAACTTTTATCTGGAGGCCGTGGAGGACCGGGCAGACGGCAGGCTTATGACCTTCCGCGTGCGTCAGCCCGGGGACCTGCTGCAATGGGTGCTTGGCTGGGGAGCGGGGGCGGTTGTCCTGGAGCCGGAAGCCTTGCGGAAGCTTGTGCGGGAGGAAGCGGCAAAAATGCTGGAACGCTACTGA
- a CDS encoding GNAT family N-acetyltransferase: MIHIRTLTPSDAEVYRALRLQSLQQHPEAFLSSYEVEAKLSIETTRIKLDSSDEHFTLGAFLDGEQRLAGMATLFRESRPKIQHKAHVYAVYVDPGARKYGTGRALMLELIARAKAAPGLELLTLTVTSNNVPAKRLYESLGFVRYGTEPKAMKLGSEYLDEDLMVLML, translated from the coding sequence GTGATACATATAAGAACGTTAACCCCGTCTGATGCCGAAGTCTACCGGGCGCTTCGTTTGCAGTCGCTGCAGCAGCACCCGGAAGCTTTTCTAAGCTCCTATGAAGTGGAAGCGAAGTTGTCTATCGAGACTACCCGGATTAAGCTGGACTCCTCGGATGAGCATTTCACCCTGGGTGCCTTCTTGGATGGGGAGCAGAGACTGGCGGGAATGGCCACCTTGTTCCGGGAGAGCAGGCCCAAGATTCAGCACAAAGCTCATGTCTATGCAGTATATGTAGATCCAGGAGCCCGTAAATATGGCACGGGCCGTGCGCTGATGCTTGAGCTAATAGCACGGGCGAAGGCCGCGCCGGGACTGGAGCTGCTGACGCTGACCGTAACCTCCAATAACGTTCCGGCCAAAAGACTCTACGAATCTCTGGGATTCGTCCGCTACGGCACAGAGCCGAAGGCGATGAAGCTTGGCAGCGAGTACCTGGATGAGGATCTGATGGTGCTGATGCTGTAA
- a CDS encoding DinB family protein: MNTKTTEALQQFEKTANHYLMELDTFSMEQLLRQPADGEWSLGQMVQHLIQSALYMQLRNIDLCLAGNGEAAGKEAEMTPDGKAVFAGGSFPPVRVHVPPSPQYTPVQPESKEQLIQGLNTVMERMRETLPKLAQAPEHSTAPHPRFGPLSAAEWYLLIEMHYRHHLLQLNRLKDFLGSSVA, from the coding sequence ATGAATACGAAGACTACGGAAGCCTTACAGCAATTTGAAAAGACTGCGAATCACTATCTTATGGAATTAGATACCTTCAGTATGGAGCAGCTGCTGCGGCAGCCGGCTGACGGAGAGTGGTCCCTCGGGCAGATGGTTCAGCATTTGATACAATCGGCGCTGTACATGCAGCTCCGTAATATCGATCTGTGTCTGGCCGGGAACGGGGAAGCGGCGGGCAAGGAAGCAGAGATGACTCCGGATGGTAAAGCGGTTTTTGCCGGGGGCAGCTTCCCGCCTGTGCGCGTTCATGTTCCGCCGTCACCGCAGTATACGCCGGTGCAGCCGGAGAGCAAGGAGCAGCTGATCCAAGGCCTGAACACAGTGATGGAGCGTATGCGCGAGACCCTGCCGAAGCTTGCGCAGGCACCTGAGCACAGCACCGCCCCTCATCCCCGGTTCGGCCCCTTGTCTGCGGCAGAATGGTATCTGCTGATTGAGATGCACTACCGCCATCACTTGCTGCAGCTGAACCGGTTGAAGGATTTCTTAGGATCAAGTGTAGCGTAA
- a CDS encoding phosphotransferase — protein MNHDHLIREINQSYPLRIEQIKLHREMIGSVYLAEGGNKRYVLKIYRSFKTADAMQSLRILDYLHAHSFPAVTVLRTVRQKSHILLEAPEGRQNAVLFDYVEGDNPDGFAEAELIGYQTAELHKLMQNYPGEQLIKRTKNEYIDDYLSIMSELDCDSNSVAALNQYGNELWGRMSKLPQGFCHGDLHTGNMIRNRNGQYIFMDFDDASGDYPGMDVAYMSDATHFNRYQDSMYDTTQRLFERFYTGYCKVRTLSNIEIYAIFDFIAVRHYQIISRIVRCQGLQSVTKEFCDEQYGWLMRWQEICMRKRH, from the coding sequence ATGAACCATGATCATCTTATCCGTGAGATTAACCAATCCTACCCGTTACGTATTGAGCAGATCAAGCTTCACCGGGAGATGATTGGCTCGGTTTATTTGGCAGAAGGCGGGAATAAGCGTTATGTGCTCAAAATATACCGCAGCTTCAAAACGGCCGATGCCATGCAGTCTCTTCGAATTCTTGACTACTTGCACGCTCATTCCTTTCCGGCTGTGACGGTGCTGAGAACTGTCAGACAAAAGAGTCACATTCTTCTTGAAGCCCCGGAGGGCCGGCAAAACGCTGTGCTCTTCGACTATGTAGAGGGTGACAATCCTGATGGATTTGCCGAAGCGGAGCTTATCGGTTACCAGACAGCCGAGCTTCATAAGCTAATGCAGAATTACCCTGGAGAACAACTGATTAAGCGGACAAAAAATGAATATATTGATGATTATCTCTCTATTATGAGCGAACTGGACTGTGATTCAAACTCCGTGGCTGCTCTTAACCAATATGGAAATGAATTGTGGGGCCGTATGTCAAAGCTTCCACAGGGCTTTTGTCACGGCGACCTTCATACAGGCAATATGATTAGGAACCGCAATGGGCAATATATCTTTATGGATTTTGATGATGCCTCCGGCGACTATCCCGGCATGGACGTGGCATACATGTCTGACGCAACTCATTTCAATCGATATCAAGACTCAATGTATGATACTACCCAGCGTTTATTCGAACGCTTCTATACCGGGTATTGTAAGGTGCGAACCCTGAGTAACATTGAGATCTACGCGATTTTTGACTTCATTGCGGTAAGGCATTATCAGATTATCTCCCGCATTGTCCGCTGCCAGGGGCTACAGTCTGTAACGAAAGAATTCTGCGATGAGCAGTATGGATGGCTTATGAGATGGCAGGAGATTTGTATGAGAAAACGGCACTAG
- a CDS encoding DUF1304 domain-containing protein, with translation MMTVSLILVALVALEHVYILVLEMFLWTTPRAQKAFGLTPAFSRETKSLAANQGLYNGFLAAGLIWGLLHPSADFGYQLQLFFLICVAVAAIYGGLTSKRSILLMQGLPAFLALAATIIAHL, from the coding sequence ATGATGACTGTAAGTTTAATTCTTGTTGCCTTAGTAGCACTAGAGCATGTGTACATACTAGTACTGGAGATGTTTCTATGGACCACCCCGAGAGCACAGAAGGCGTTCGGATTGACCCCTGCGTTCTCCCGGGAGACGAAGTCGCTTGCTGCCAACCAGGGCTTGTATAACGGCTTCCTGGCAGCCGGTCTAATCTGGGGCCTGCTGCATCCGAGCGCAGACTTCGGTTACCAGCTGCAGCTGTTCTTCCTGATCTGCGTGGCGGTTGCGGCCATCTACGGCGGACTCACCTCCAAGAGATCCATCCTGCTGATGCAGGGCCTACCAGCCTTCCTGGCGCTGGCGGCTACAATTATCGCACATCTGTAA
- a CDS encoding alpha/beta-type small acid-soluble spore protein, which yields MARRSRKYAVPGSAQGMQTFKAEVMRQEGYHVDPNHPDDVKYEVAKELGIPLEAGNNGKLTTGSAGQIGGRIGGSMVREMVRLAQEQLAGKQKS from the coding sequence ATGGCGAGAAGAAGCAGGAAATATGCTGTACCAGGGTCCGCCCAGGGAATGCAGACGTTCAAAGCAGAGGTTATGCGGCAGGAAGGATATCACGTGGATCCGAATCATCCGGACGATGTGAAATACGAGGTAGCCAAAGAGCTGGGCATCCCACTGGAAGCCGGAAATAACGGCAAGCTGACCACCGGGTCGGCCGGACAGATTGGCGGCAGAATCGGCGGCTCCATGGTCCGCGAGATGGTGCGCCTGGCCCAGGAGCAGCTTGCGGGTAAGCAGAAGTCTTAG
- a CDS encoding diguanylate cyclase has translation MALASWIDLIMCFLLFLLLIYIVATVTITKLHKVYLGFHFAMLIWPYCQFAIRTVDDPLYQLFYVKLAFVDASLLGLGWIFFTILLAGQSQFLTKRMVSALVIPAVLTSVGVVLNPYGWFVRPVNGGYVERTYGPIFWFSMAFLVIDALISMYVIYVALTSNQAARIKNQVMYMLKGITALCVFLMIDVLLNVILDDYLPVIPGFTSLGIVVSATFFVITIHQDKVFDIVTIAHQDIINTMEYGILVLDDQEQVVEINHALHPYIPLVTGAAFNISSYLPDDPALKIGSFLEKYHEYPLETAELEILHPVIQMVVSIHAAPIIVSGSRVGRIVTFQNVTEIRRLIDETNQQNAILKERNDSLVKVQEELFQTNGKLRKLAITDSLTGCYNRHYLMQQLEQEALRVSGTRTPSTIILIDIDFFKKINDQHGHLAGDVVLCSTVELLQRSLRPSDILARYGGEEFIIYLPHTDGAEARRLAEQLKSGVEHNTIHIDYIDGPVSITISMGLLSIAEFKIPPAMDATTYLNDLFKSADKALYAAKHQGRNQIVAAEV, from the coding sequence TTGGCTTTAGCCTCTTGGATCGACCTGATTATGTGCTTCCTTCTGTTCCTGCTGCTCATCTATATCGTGGCCACGGTCACGATTACCAAGCTGCACAAGGTCTATTTAGGGTTTCATTTCGCCATGCTGATCTGGCCCTACTGCCAGTTTGCCATCCGGACCGTTGATGATCCTCTCTATCAGCTCTTTTATGTGAAGCTTGCCTTCGTGGATGCTTCCCTGCTGGGCCTGGGCTGGATCTTCTTCACGATTCTGCTCGCCGGACAATCCCAGTTCCTTACTAAAAGAATGGTGTCCGCGCTGGTAATCCCTGCAGTACTGACATCCGTTGGAGTGGTGCTCAATCCTTATGGATGGTTCGTCCGTCCGGTGAACGGCGGATACGTGGAGCGGACCTACGGACCTATTTTCTGGTTCAGCATGGCCTTCCTTGTCATTGATGCGCTCATATCCATGTATGTCATATACGTGGCTCTGACCTCTAACCAGGCCGCGCGGATCAAGAATCAGGTTATGTACATGCTCAAAGGCATTACGGCGCTGTGCGTCTTCCTTATGATCGACGTGCTTCTCAATGTCATTCTGGATGACTATTTACCGGTAATTCCGGGCTTCACTTCACTGGGTATAGTGGTGTCGGCTACGTTCTTTGTGATTACAATCCACCAGGACAAAGTATTCGATATCGTAACTATCGCCCATCAGGATATTATCAATACCATGGAGTACGGAATTCTCGTGCTGGATGACCAGGAGCAGGTCGTGGAGATCAATCATGCCCTGCATCCCTATATCCCGCTTGTGACGGGTGCGGCGTTCAATATAAGCAGCTATCTGCCGGATGACCCTGCCTTGAAGATCGGGTCCTTCCTTGAGAAATACCATGAGTACCCGCTGGAGACGGCCGAGCTGGAAATTCTGCATCCCGTTATCCAAATGGTTGTCAGTATTCATGCAGCGCCGATCATAGTGAGCGGCAGCCGGGTCGGGCGGATTGTCACCTTCCAGAATGTTACCGAGATCCGGCGGCTCATCGATGAGACGAACCAGCAGAATGCCATCCTGAAGGAACGCAACGACTCGCTGGTGAAGGTACAGGAGGAGCTGTTCCAGACGAACGGCAAGCTGAGGAAGCTGGCGATCACGGACAGCCTGACCGGCTGCTACAACCGGCATTATCTGATGCAGCAATTGGAGCAGGAGGCGCTTCGGGTCAGCGGTACCCGGACACCTTCGACTATTATACTGATCGACATCGATTTTTTCAAAAAAATCAACGACCAGCACGGCCATCTCGCCGGAGATGTGGTCCTGTGCAGCACGGTGGAGCTGCTGCAGCGCAGCCTGCGGCCCTCCGATATCCTGGCCCGCTACGGCGGAGAGGAATTCATCATCTATTTGCCGCATACGGATGGAGCCGAGGCGCGGCGTCTGGCCGAGCAGCTCAAATCCGGGGTTGAACACAACACCATCCATATCGATTATATCGATGGGCCCGTGTCCATCACCATCAGCATGGGGCTGCTCAGCATCGCCGAATTCAAGATCCCGCCTGCCATGGATGCGACCACCTACCTGAACGACCTGTTCAAGTCTGCCGATAAAGCCTTGTACGCCGCCAAGCATCAGGGCCGGAACCAGATTGTTGCGGCGGAGGTTTAA
- the hprK gene encoding HPr(Ser) kinase/phosphatase, with amino-acid sequence MKSISVQSLVEKFHLEVLAGAGRMDRNITRPRTHRPGLEFVGYFDFFPMERVQVLGRKEINYLLTLSVEERMLHIGNIVKYHPPCFIVTSGQQEIPYLTLFCDQEGIPLLRTPEVTTEFIAKLDSFLVKTLAPELSIHGVCVNVSGIGILLRGKSGIGKSETAHTLIRRGHRFVADDIVVLKKLGPATLLGTHNETTREFLALRSIGLINVVRQYGRRAFQDETRIVLDIELAPWQENSLNNELELVPQFTEYLGVQIPHIEVQLQPGRDVAGLIEAAANNWYLKQLGYSAVEEFMQRIEDGMQS; translated from the coding sequence ATGAAATCTATTAGCGTGCAGAGTCTTGTAGAGAAATTCCATCTGGAGGTGCTTGCGGGAGCGGGCCGGATGGACCGTAACATCACCCGTCCAAGGACGCACAGACCGGGTCTGGAGTTTGTCGGTTATTTTGATTTTTTTCCGATGGAGCGGGTGCAGGTCCTTGGACGTAAAGAGATTAACTACCTGTTAACGCTGAGTGTAGAGGAGCGGATGCTGCATATCGGCAACATCGTCAAATATCATCCGCCGTGCTTCATCGTAACCAGCGGCCAGCAGGAGATTCCTTATCTGACGCTATTCTGCGACCAGGAGGGCATTCCGCTGCTGCGGACGCCGGAGGTGACCACCGAATTCATTGCCAAGCTGGACAGCTTCCTGGTGAAGACGCTGGCGCCGGAGCTGTCGATCCACGGGGTATGCGTTAACGTGTCGGGGATCGGTATTCTGCTGCGTGGCAAGTCGGGGATCGGCAAGAGCGAGACGGCACATACGCTGATCCGCAGGGGCCACCGCTTCGTGGCGGATGATATTGTGGTGCTGAAGAAGCTGGGTCCGGCGACGCTCCTTGGAACCCATAATGAGACCACGCGTGAATTCCTGGCGCTGCGCAGCATTGGCCTGATCAATGTCGTGCGGCAGTACGGGCGGCGGGCGTTCCAGGATGAGACACGGATCGTGCTCGATATTGAGCTTGCCCCCTGGCAGGAGAATTCACTCAACAATGAGCTGGAGCTGGTGCCCCAGTTCACCGAATATCTCGGGGTGCAGATCCCGCATATCGAGGTCCAGCTTCAGCCGGGCCGTGATGTAGCCGGTCTGATTGAAGCGGCTGCGAACAACTGGTATCTCAAGCAGCTCGGATACAGTGCGGTGGAAGAATTCATGCAGCGGATTGAGGACGGGATGCAGTCTTAA